A single region of the Buchnera aphidicola (Formosaphis micheliae) genome encodes:
- the orn gene encoding oligoribonuclease: protein MNKKNNLIWIDLEMTGLNPKKNKIIEIATLVTNNDLKILSTGPVIAIYQSEKILKSMDIWNINIHTKSGLINRVKKSKYSEKSAELKTINFLKKWTTFNTSPMCGNSIHQDKYFLSKYMPYLKKYFHYRHIDVSTLKELIVRWKPHLASKYKKKNYHSALNDIKESIKELLYYRKNFIK from the coding sequence ATGAACAAAAAAAATAATTTGATTTGGATTGATTTAGAAATGACAGGTTTGAATCCAAAAAAAAATAAAATTATTGAAATTGCAACATTAGTAACAAATAATGATTTAAAAATATTATCTACTGGCCCAGTAATAGCAATATACCAATCAGAAAAAATTTTAAAATCTATGGATATATGGAATATTAATATACATACCAAAAGCGGATTAATTAATCGAGTTAAAAAAAGTAAATATAGTGAAAAAAGTGCTGAACTTAAAACTATTAATTTTTTAAAGAAATGGACAACATTCAATACTTCTCCTATGTGTGGAAATAGTATTCATCAAGACAAATATTTTTTATCAAAATATATGCCTTATTTAAAAAAATATTTTCATTACAGGCATATTGATGTTAGTACATTAAAAGAACTAATTGTGCGTTGGAAACCACATCTTGCTTCAAAATATAAAAAAAAAAATTATCATTCAGCATTAAATGATATCAAAGAATCTATAAAAGAACTATTATATTATAGAAAAAATTTTATAAAATAA
- the rpmE gene encoding 50S ribosomal protein L31, with protein sequence MKKNIHPSYNLIKSLCSCGNVMSFFSTLNKDIHLDVCYRCHPFYTGKQRTLDKGGQIEKFNKRFSMLNKL encoded by the coding sequence ATGAAAAAAAATATTCATCCAAGCTATAATTTAATTAAATCCTTATGTTCTTGTGGAAATGTTATGTCTTTTTTTTCTACGTTGAACAAAGATATACATCTTGACGTGTGTTATAGATGCCATCCATTTTATACAGGAAAACAAAGAACATTAGATAAAGGTGGTCAGATAGAAAAATTTAACAAACGTTTTTCAATGTTAAATAAATTATAA